CGATTGATCAGGATATCCGCAATCACCCCGGTCGCGATCGCCGCCAGCACGTAATCGCCGCCGGTCTGCACCCAGTGGTAGCCGCGCGGCGGCTGGCGCAGGCGGTGGCCGCGCCAGTCGTCGACCACGTACTGGCGGTTGCGGTACTGGTTCGGCAGGCGGCCGCCGCGGCGCAGGTCGTGCGACGGACCGGCGCCATCCCAGCGGCGGTTGTCGCGGCCGTCGTAATGGCCGCGATCGGGGCCACGGTCCGGACGGCGATCGTCGCGGCGGTCGCCGCGGTCGTCGTGACGGTCGCCGCGGTCGGGACCGCGCTGGTCGTAGCGGCCATCGTTACGGTCGCCGCCATGATAGCGGTCCTGGGCGAAGCTGGCGCCGCCGGCGCTTAGTAGCGCGGCCGACAGTGCGGTGATGATGAGACGCTTCTTGTCCATAAGACCCTCCTTTAAGTCCATTGCTTTGATGACAGTAGACCACCGACACTTGCCGGCGCACCGTTAATTGCATCACCTATACGGACAATCGGATGAAAAACTTCGTGCCTCGAATAAATTGTCGTTGATCGGATGCCAGACTGCCAGGCTGCCCTTGCGCATCTTCGACGGCACTCCGCTTTTCGCGGATAATGACGTCTTTGCATTCGTTGTTCCCCGCACCGCCGTGACCAAGACGCTCGCCGACCAGATCGAAGACCTGCTGCCGCAAACCCAGTGCACCAAATGCGGCTACCCCGCCTGCCGTCCGTATGCGGAGGCGATCGCGCGCGGCGATGCCGACATCAACCAGTGCCCGCCGGGCGGCATCGAAGGCGTGGCGCGCCTGGCCGCGCTGACCGGACGCCCGGTCATCCCGATCAATCCGGCCAACGGCGTCGAGCGTGCGCGTCCGGTGGCCTGGATCGACGAGAACCTGTGCATCGGCTGCACGCTGTGCATCCAGGCCTGTCCGGTGGACGCCATCCTGGGCGCCGCCAAGCAGATGCACACCATCCTGCCCAGCCTGTGCACCGGCTGCGACCTGTGCGTGGCGCCCTGCCCGGTCGACTGCATCGTCATGGTGCCGAACCGCGACGACCCGGACGGCGCGCTGACCGGCTGGGACGCCTGGTCGCAGGCACAAGCCGACGCCGCGCGCGCGCGCCACGATTTCCGCAGCGAGCGCCTGCGCCGCGAAAAGGAAGAGAACGACGCGCGCCTGGCCGCCAAGGCGCTGGAAAAGATGCGCGCCGTGACCGCCGAGCAGACCAACAGCGCCGACGAGCTGGCCGAAAAGGAGCGCAAGCGCGCCATCATCGCCGCCGCCATCGAGCGCGCGCGCCAGAAGGCGGCCGCGCCGGCCGCGCCACCGCCGGAAAAGAAAGCGTGACCCGCCAGGGCCGCCAGCGCCCGCACCACGACAAGAAAACAGAAACCGCCCGATGAACGCCGCCAAACGCCTCGCCATCTTCACGCGCCTGCGCACCGCCAATCCAACCCCCACCACCGAACTCGAATACACGACGCCGTTCGAACTCTTGATCGCGGTGCTGCTGTCGGCGCAATCGACCGACGTCGGCGTCAACAAGGCCACGCGCCGCCTGTACCCGGTGGCCAACACGCCGCAGGCGATCCTCGACCTCGGCCTGGACGAATTGAAGACCTACATCTCGACCATCGGCCTGTACAACACCAAGGGCAAGAACGTAATCGCCACCTGCCAGATCCTGGTCGACCAGCACGGCGGCGAAGTGCCGCGCTCGCGCGAAGCGCTGGAGGCGCTGCCCGGCGTCGGCCGCAAGACCGCCAACGTGGTGCTCAACACCGCCTTCAGCGAGGCGGTGATGGCGGTCGATACCCACATCTTCCGCGTATCGAACCGCACGAAAATCGCACCGGGCAAGAACGTCGACCAGGTCGAGCACAAGCTGATGAAATTCGTGCCGCGCGAATTCCTGCAGGACGCGCACCACTGGCTGATCCTGCACGGCCGCTATACCTGCGTGGCGCGCAAGCCCAAGTGCTGGAACTGCATCATCAACGACCTGTGCGAGTACAAGGACAAGACGCCGGCGCCGGCGGATGCCTGACGGCGCTTTACCCTCGCAGCGGACACGCCTCGCCAGGCGCATCGAGCCGGCGCGCCAGGTCGGCGCGCAGCGCCGCCAGCCCGGCGATGCGCTCGTCGATGTCTGCCAGTTTGCGCAGCAAGGCCTCGCGCACCGGCGCCGCTGACATGTCCGGCGCCGCCAGCAGGGGCAGCCCGGTTTCGATTTCGGCCAGCGTGAAACCCAGCGCCTGCGCCGTGCGCAGGTAGCACAGCCAGTCGACCGCTTGCGGCGGGTAGTCGCGATAACCGTTGGCGCCGCGCCGGGCGCGCAGCAGGCCGCGTTTTTCGTAGAAGCGCAGGGTATCGCGGCTCAACCCGGTGGCGGCCGACAGTTCTCCGATCTGCATGAGGTTCCGATCACGAAAAGGCTTGACCCTGGAGCGTACTCCAGGGCCGACGATGTGTAAATCCACACCGTCCGGGAGACACCATGCCGCCTTTGCCGCGCGCCACCTACCTCAAGATCGTCCGCGCCAGTGCGCTGTACGACATCCTGCTCACCGCCCCCTTCGCCACGCCGTGGAGCTTCGTGCTGCTGCACGTGCAACTGTCCGCCCTCAACCAGGGACTGGGCGGCCAGCCGCTGCCGGCCTTCGGCCCGTTCCAGGTGATGATCGCCTGCCTGATGGGCAGCGTCGTGCTGGTCTGGTCGGCCCTGCGCCTGCTCGAGCCGGCGCTGCGGCTGGGGCGCCTGGACGGCGTCACGCGCTTCCTGTTCGCGGCCTGGATGGCGTGGGCCCTGGACGCGACCGGGGCGCCGGTGCTGTGGCTGTTCGTGGCGCCCGAGTGGGCCTGGGGCATCGTGCAATGGTGGCCGGTGGCCGGCGTCAAGGCGACGGCGCCGGCGAAAAGAACATCAGCCTGGTGCGGTTGCAGCGCTTGAACAGCATGGCATTGCCGCCCTCGTGGAAGTGCGGCTTGCGTCGCCCCGCGGTCAGGTTGCGCGTGACGGCAGGTTCATGGCGCGCGCCGCGTGTGCATCGCGATATTGGTCAATCCCTCGAACTGGCACAGGTCGAGCACCCGCACGATCGCCTGGTAGGCCACGTTGGCGTCGCCGTCGATGCGCACCGGCCGTCCCGGGTTGCGCGCGGCCTCGTCGCGCAGGCGTTCGTGCAGCGCCTCGACCGACAGCGCGCCGGCCGCTTCCCCACTTCCACCGTCCTCGCCGATGGACACGTTGCCGGCGCGGTCGACGCGGATCACCAGCGGATCGGGCGCCGCCTGCGCCATGTCGAGCGAGGCGCTGGAGCGCGGCAGCGTGATCGGCATCTGCCGTTCCTTGCGGTGTTCTTCCTTGTGCTTGAACGAGGTCGCCACCATGAAGAACATCAGCAGGAAGAAGATGCAGTCGATCAGCGCGATCAGGCCGATCTCGGGTTGCTCGTCGTCGCCCAGGTCAATGCGCATGGCTCGCCTCGCCCAGGACGGGTTGCACTGCCGCGTACACCGCATCGTGCGGCGCCCCGCCGCCGCGCATGTCGTCCAGCAGGCGGTTGAGCGCGCGTTCCAGTGCGATGCCGATGCCGACCAGGCGGCTGCGCAGGAAGTGGTGCATGGCCAGCGCCGGCAGCGCCACCGACAGGCCGGCCGCCGTGTTCACCAGCGCCTTGGAGATGCCGCCCGCCAGCATGGTCGGGTCGCCCATGCCGTTGGCGGCGATCACGTGGAAGGATTCGATCATGCCGATCACGGTGCCGAGCAGGCCGACGATCGGTGCGATGGTCGCCACCACGTTCAGCGCGTAGGCCTTTTGCTGCTGCAGGCGCAGTTCGGTGGCGGCCAGTTCGCCGGCGCGCAGCGCCAGCGCCTCGGGCGGCAAGCGGCGCTGCTGCGCCAGGTAGCCGACGATGCGCGCCAGGCTGCTGTCGCCTTCGGCCGCCAGCGCCTGCAGTTCGTCGAAGCGGCCGGCGCGCCACAGCGTGCACGCCTGCTCCGCCAGGGCCAAGGGCGCGACCCGCTCCACCCGCAGGTTGACCAGCCGCTCCAGGCCCACCGCCAGCGCCAGCACCGACAGGGCGCCGGTGACCACGATGCCGATGCCGCCGTTGGCCAGCTGGGCAAGCAGGTTCCAGTCCTCGGCACGGGCCGGCAGCGCCACGATCGACAGGCAACAGGGAAACAGCACGTGCAGACGCTTTAGCATGGCAATCCTTTCGCTCGGCGGCAGGCCCTGGTGCCTGCCCGGTACCAACGACTTTAGCACGCAGCCATGCGAATCTGGTAATTATTTTTCTACTTTAAAGCATATTTATTACTACCAAGTAGAAGCACAGGACATGAAAAAGGCGCCGCATGGGCGCCTTGCCGTTCATCCCTGACGACGTTCAGCGGAACGTGAAGTGCTTGTGCCCCAGGTAGCTGCTGAACACCGGCACCACCACGCCGACGCCATGGGCGATCTCCCTGGCATGCCGGGTCACGCCCAGCCATGGCAGCACCCAGTCCAGCAGGATCATGCTGACGGCCCAGGTCTGGGCCACCGCCAGCAGGTTGACCAGGACGAACCAGCCGGCCGCGTGGTGCACCGACTGGCTGCTCGCGCGGAACACGAACAGGCGCGCCAGCACGAAGGCGGTCACCATCCCGGTGAGATAGGCGCACACGATCGCCGCCGAGAACGGCATCGCGCGGTTGTACAGGATGCGCGAGCCGAAGTTGACGGCCGCCGCCAGCCCGCCCGTGACCAGGAACACCAGGAACTGGCGCGAGGCGAACGCCTTGATCACGCGCCGGCCTCGCGTGCCATCTTGCGGCCGAAGTCGATGCTCTCCGAGATGCCGCGGTCTTCCGGATAATAGTAGGAGGTGTCGGCCACCCACAGGCCGCCCACCGGCAGCCTGGCCGGCGGCAGCCGGTCCAGGTAGCCCGGCTCGCAGATCGGCTGGGCGTAGCGGTAGCGGCTGGCGCGCATGTCGAGGAAGTCGGCGTCGACCAGCGCCGGATTGATCTTCATGAGGTAGCGCTTGACCTTGTCCAGGAAGGCCTGGTCCGGCTCGGCGAACTTCGGGTGCTCGCCCGGCATGTAGAACGGCACGTAGACGATGTGCTGGTTCCCCATCGGGCGCAGGTTGGTGTACTCGACCAGGCCGGGGATGTCCATCTCCTCGTCGTTGGTGTTGAGCCAAAAGTTCTCGGTGACCGCCTTTTTCAGCTTGGCGATCACGCACACCACGGCGATGTTCTTCTTCGAGCGGAAGGCGTCCAGCGTGGCCGGCGGCAGGTCCGGCATGATGCGCGGCACGTAGGGCAGCGGGATGGTGCTGATGACCTTGTCGAAAGCCTCGATCTGGCCGCCGGCTTCCACGCCGGTCACCCTGCCGCCCTCGATGAGCACGCGGGTGGCCGGCGTCTGCAGGCGCAGGATGCCGCCGTGCCGTTCGATATCGGCGCGCATCGCCTCCAGCACGGTGGCCGAGCCGCCGTCCAGGTAGCCCAGCTTTTCCTTGAACAGGCTGTAGCGCGAGCGGCCGATGCGGCGGATGCGGCTCCAGATCCAGGCCGCCGACAGGTTGTCGCTGTAGTCGTAGAATTTGTAGTCGAACAGGCGGCGCCACAGCACTTCCCAGGCTTCGGCGCCGACGTTCTTCCTGATCCAGCCGCCGGCTTCGACGTGATCGAGCGGCTTCCAGTCGTCGCGCTTGGTGGACAAGAAGGCGTGCAGGCCATAGCGGAACTTGGCCATGAAACCGAGGCCGCGGAACTTCAGCAGCGCCACCGGGTTGCCCCACGCCTGCACCTCGTTGCGGTACCAGTAGCCCATCCTGGTCGCCACCCAGTGCATCTTCGCGGCCAGCCCGAGCTCATCCAGCACCTTCAGGAAGGCGTGGTCCGAGATCGCGTGGAAGTGGTAATAGCGTTCGATCGACGTGCCGGAAAAATCGAAGTGGGCGGCCATGCCGCCGACGCGGTCGTCGGCTTCGTAGACCACCGGCTGGTGGCCGTCGCGCGCCAGTTGGTAGGCCACGGCCAGGCCCATCGGCCCGGCGCCCAGGACGGCGATACGCTGCTTGCTTGACTGATTCATTCAGAATTCCAGGACGACGTTGCTGTATTTCGGATCGTTGAAGGTTTCGTCGATCGCCTTGGCGAACGGCGTGCTGCGCACCTTGAACCGGCCCGGCCAGTCGATGACTTCGAAGCTGTCGCGCGCCACCAGCGCCGCCAGCTGCTGGGTGGTGAACGGCGGGTTGTCGTCGAACTTGCCCCACACCCACAGCAGGCCGTAAAAGGCGCTATAAGGGATCCTGACGATCGGCGTGCGCGACCGCGTCACGCGCTTGATCTCGCGGATGATGTCGATGTAGTCGACTTCCTCGTGGCCGGAGATGTTGAAGACGCCGTCGATGGTGGGGTCTTCGATGCAGCCCATGATGACGCTGCAGAAATCCCCCACGTACAGCGGCTGGCGCATGTAGCGGCCGTGGCCCGGGATCGGGAACACCGGTACGCGGCTCATGAAGCGCGACAGCCAGCCCAGGTGCTTGCGGTCGAACCAGCCGAACATCAGGGTCGGGCGCAGCACCGGGCAGGCGATGCCGCTGGCCAGCACCATCGCTTCCTGCTCGCGCTTGGAGCGCGTATAGAAGTCGTCGGCCACGGACACCACCACCGACGAGCTGATCGCCACCAGGCGCGTGTTCGGCTGCTCCTTGATGATGTCGAGCTGGTGGCGCGTGGCGTCGACGTTGTTGCGCACGAAGTCCTGCCAGTCGTTGCCGCCGATCTGCGCCTGCAGCATGACGACGGTGGCGCCGTCGGTGAAGTGGCGCGCCCATTCGCCCGGCTCGGCCAGGTCGGCGTATTCCACCGTGACGCCGGGCTGCACGCGGCGCAGCACGTCCAGGTTGGCGCGGTGCTTGTCGAGCACCACCAGGTTGCGGTAGCCGCGCGCGGCCAGGCGCGCCACCAGGTTCTGGCCGACCAGCCCGGCGCCGCCGGGCAGGATGATCTTGCGGCCCAGGTCCGCGCTTTTCGGTTCGCTCATTGTGCTTCCTTCTTGATTCCGTACAGCGACAGGCCGAGGCGGCGCGCATCGGCCGACAGGTTGAATTCGCTGGGGGCGTGCGGGCGGTCGATATGCAGTTCGATATGCTGTTCGGCAGCCGCGTCGGCGCCCAGGTCGAGCGTGATGCGGCGCCGGACCTCGCTGGTATAGAACACCCAGGCGCCGGCCGGCTTGCCGTTGGCGCGCGCCTGCACGTGCAGGTACACGTAAGGGTTCGGGATGAAGCTGCCCATGTCCAGCGTCAGCATCCTGGCGCGTCCCGGCGCGGCGGGCAGGCGGATTTCGGCGGGGCTGCCTTCGGTCCAGACGAAATCGCCTTCGACGGCCGCCCAGCCCTTGCCGAGGATACCCTTGAAATAGTCCGGCGCCTCCCTCACGGTGACGTAGGAAAACGGTCGCGGCGCGGCGCCGGCGCGGTACAGCGACAGGCCCAGCGCCTCGGCGTCCGGCTCGCCGAGCAGCGGGTCCGGGGCGGTGGTATGGCGCACCAGGTAATGCGGGTTGGCCGCCGCCTCCTGCGGCGTGCACTTGAGCCGGGCCGTGAACGAGATGTGCCAGCCGGCGTCCACGCAGGCCAGCTCCACGCCATGACGGCGCGCCTGCGCCAGCAGCCCGAGCGTGTTGCCCCACACGTCGCCCCAGGTCTTCGGATCGTCGTCCAGGTCCAGCACCAGCCGTCCGTTCCGAGGCAGCGCGCTCGCCTGCCGGTACAGGTCGGCCACGGTCGGATGGTCGTACGCGTAGGACGCGGCGGTCGGCTGGCGCACCAGGTGCCAGCAGACGGCCAGCGCCGCCAGCGCCAGCGCGCCCGCGGCCAGGTCGCGGCCGCGCCACGCGGCGGCCTGCCATGCCAGCAGCGCCAGCAGGCCGGCGGTCAGCGCCGGCACCGCGGAATAGAACAGGGCGATGTACACCTGGTCCAGCATGTCGACGCCGACCTTGGCGTAGTACAGCACGGCCAGCGTGGCGGCGGCGAAGACGATGCCGAGTGCGCGCGCCGCGCGCTTGAACGCATCCTGGGGGCCGCGCAGGCTGGCCAGCAGGGCCAACGCCAGCAACGCGCCCCACGCAAGTGCGCCGCGCGCGGCCGCAGCCGGACCGACGCCCCAATACACGCCGATGAACGCGAGCGCCTGCGCCAGCGTATTGCCCTTGTTGCCGCGGCTGAATTTCACATACTGGTAGATCGGGCCGGGAAAATCCTTGACCGTGGCGACGATCAGCGGCACGAAGAACAGGAACAGGATGCCGCACGCCAGCCGGATCGCACGCCGGTGGCGGGAAAACCAGGCGCGCGCCAGGATCCGTTCGGCCGGGCCGCGCGCCGACAGCGCGGCGTTGGCGGCGACCACCAGCACCAGCATCACGCCCAGTATCGGCACGAACGAGGCATGGCCGTTGATCAGGAAGCCGCTGGCGACCGCCAGCGGCGTCAGCGCGTCGGCGTGGCCGTGCACCAGGCGCGCGATCGCCAGCAGCATGGCCGCATACGGCAGCACGTAGAGGTGCGGGAACCAGATGCCGCCCAGGATCGCATGGTCGCCGTAGGCCAGCGCCAGCGCCGTCACCGCGGCAAACAGCAGCGCCGGCACCAGCCGGCCCGCCATGCGGCGCACCAGTGCGACGATCAGCAGCAGCCAGGCGGCGTCGTACAGGCTGGCCGCCAGCAACTGGCCGGAAAACGGCGACGGCACGAGATGCAGCAGGTCGTGGAACAACAGCTCGCCGCCGGCCAGCACATACAGGATCGCCGGGCCCGGATGGTTGAAGCCGACACGCGAATAGTTGCCGTAGACGAGATGCAGGCGCTTGGCATCCTGGATCAGCAGCGAATTGGCGGCGAAATCGCCCATCTCGTGATTCGTGTTCTGGATCGCGCCCCACTGGATGGCGGCCAGCGCGGCGGCGAACAGCAGGAACAGCAGCGCCCAGGTCCAGGGCCGCGGCACGGGATGCGCATCGATCGCCGGTATGGCACTCAAGGGTCGTGTGGTCATCGGTGGTGCGCTTCTCAGATATTCATTTTGTTGAAGACGACGGCCGGCAGGTGGCGGATCACCATCATGATCAGCGCCCACTTGCCGGGCGCGTACACCACCGGCTTGCCGGCGCGCGAACCGTCGACGATCAGGCGCGCCACGCTTTCCACCGGCGCCAGGCCGCGCTGCGGCAGGTGCGCCGTCATCGGAGTCGCGGTCGGACCCGGCTTGACCAGCACCACCTTCAGCCTGCTGCCGCTGCCGGCCAGGCGGTGCTGCAGGCCCTGCGCATAGCGCGTCACCAGGCCCTTGGCGGCGCCATACACGTAGTTGGAGCGGCGCCCGCGGTCGCCCGCCACCGAACCGATGATGGTGATCGTGCCGCCGACTGCCTCCATGTGTCCGGCGAAGGCTTCGGCGAACAGCACCGGCGAGACGCCGTTGACGTCGAGCGCCTCGGATGCCGCTTCCAGGTCGCGTTGGCACTGCTGCTGGTCGGGCAGCGAGCCGTGCGCGATCAGCACCTGGGTCGGCATGCCCTCGCGCACCACGGCGTCGGCCAGCGCGCGGATCGACCGGGGATCGGAAAAGTCCGCGCTGCGCACCGTGACGGCGGCGCCGGGGCCGCGCACGCGCAAGTCGGCGGCGACGCGCTCGAGGCGGGCGGCGTCGCGCCCGACCAGGGTCAGCGCGACGCCGCGCCCGGCCACCCACAGCCGCGCGCAGTGCTCGGCAATGGACGACGTGGCACCGATGATCACGATGCGTTGTTGAAGGTCCTGCATATCAGCTTCCTATCAAACGGCGCGACATCGACGAGCTGATGCCCGGGTCGCGGTATTGCAAGAATTCGGCCAGGCGCGGATAGCCCGATTCGAACAGGTCGCGCGGCATGCGCGCATCCTTGGCGGCGTAGATGCGCCCGCCGGCGGCGCGCACGATGGCGTCCAGGCGTTCGAACAGGCGCAGGGTCGGCGCGCCGCGGTTGGGAAAGTCCAGCGCCAGCGTG
The genomic region above belongs to Massilia forsythiae and contains:
- a CDS encoding MotA/TolQ/ExbB proton channel family protein; the encoded protein is MLKRLHVLFPCCLSIVALPARAEDWNLLAQLANGGIGIVVTGALSVLALAVGLERLVNLRVERVAPLALAEQACTLWRAGRFDELQALAAEGDSSLARIVGYLAQQRRLPPEALALRAGELAATELRLQQQKAYALNVVATIAPIVGLLGTVIGMIESFHVIAANGMGDPTMLAGGISKALVNTAAGLSVALPALAMHHFLRSRLVGIGIALERALNRLLDDMRGGGAPHDAVYAAVQPVLGEASHAH
- a CDS encoding RcnB family protein translates to MDKKRLIITALSAALLSAGGASFAQDRYHGGDRNDGRYDQRGPDRGDRHDDRGDRRDDRRPDRGPDRGHYDGRDNRRWDGAGPSHDLRRGGRLPNQYRNRQYVVDDWRGHRLRQPPRGYHWVQTGGDYVLAAIATGVIADILINR
- a CDS encoding SDR family NAD(P)-dependent oxidoreductase, which translates into the protein MQDLQQRIVIIGATSSIAEHCARLWVAGRGVALTLVGRDAARLERVAADLRVRGPGAAVTVRSADFSDPRSIRALADAVVREGMPTQVLIAHGSLPDQQQCQRDLEAASEALDVNGVSPVLFAEAFAGHMEAVGGTITIIGSVAGDRGRRSNYVYGAAKGLVTRYAQGLQHRLAGSGSRLKVVLVKPGPTATPMTAHLPQRGLAPVESVARLIVDGSRAGKPVVYAPGKWALIMMVIRHLPAVVFNKMNI
- a CDS encoding MerR family transcriptional regulator; this translates as MQIGELSAATGLSRDTLRFYEKRGLLRARRGANGYRDYPPQAVDWLCYLRTAQALGFTLAEIETGLPLLAAPDMSAAPVREALLRKLADIDERIAGLAALRADLARRLDAPGEACPLRG
- a CDS encoding ExbD/TolR family protein codes for the protein MRIDLGDDEQPEIGLIALIDCIFFLLMFFMVATSFKHKEEHRKERQMPITLPRSSASLDMAQAAPDPLVIRVDRAGNVSIGEDGGSGEAAGALSVEALHERLRDEAARNPGRPVRIDGDANVAYQAIVRVLDLCQFEGLTNIAMHTRRAP
- a CDS encoding GtrA family protein, which translates into the protein MIKAFASRQFLVFLVTGGLAAAVNFGSRILYNRAMPFSAAIVCAYLTGMVTAFVLARLFVFRASSQSVHHAAGWFVLVNLLAVAQTWAVSMILLDWVLPWLGVTRHAREIAHGVGVVVPVFSSYLGHKHFTFR
- a CDS encoding NAD-dependent epimerase/dehydratase family protein, whose amino-acid sequence is MSEPKSADLGRKIILPGGAGLVGQNLVARLAARGYRNLVVLDKHRANLDVLRRVQPGVTVEYADLAEPGEWARHFTDGATVVMLQAQIGGNDWQDFVRNNVDATRHQLDIIKEQPNTRLVAISSSVVVSVADDFYTRSKREQEAMVLASGIACPVLRPTLMFGWFDRKHLGWLSRFMSRVPVFPIPGHGRYMRQPLYVGDFCSVIMGCIEDPTIDGVFNISGHEEVDYIDIIREIKRVTRSRTPIVRIPYSAFYGLLWVWGKFDDNPPFTTQQLAALVARDSFEVIDWPGRFKVRSTPFAKAIDETFNDPKYSNVVLEF
- the rsxB gene encoding electron transport complex subunit RsxB; the encoded protein is MTKTLADQIEDLLPQTQCTKCGYPACRPYAEAIARGDADINQCPPGGIEGVARLAALTGRPVIPINPANGVERARPVAWIDENLCIGCTLCIQACPVDAILGAAKQMHTILPSLCTGCDLCVAPCPVDCIVMVPNRDDPDGALTGWDAWSQAQADAARARHDFRSERLRREKEENDARLAAKALEKMRAVTAEQTNSADELAEKERKRAIIAAAIERARQKAAAPAAPPPEKKA
- the nth gene encoding endonuclease III; this translates as MNAAKRLAIFTRLRTANPTPTTELEYTTPFELLIAVLLSAQSTDVGVNKATRRLYPVANTPQAILDLGLDELKTYISTIGLYNTKGKNVIATCQILVDQHGGEVPRSREALEALPGVGRKTANVVLNTAFSEAVMAVDTHIFRVSNRTKIAPGKNVDQVEHKLMKFVPREFLQDAHHWLILHGRYTCVARKPKCWNCIINDLCEYKDKTPAPADA
- a CDS encoding NAD(P)/FAD-dependent oxidoreductase; amino-acid sequence: MNQSSKQRIAVLGAGPMGLAVAYQLARDGHQPVVYEADDRVGGMAAHFDFSGTSIERYYHFHAISDHAFLKVLDELGLAAKMHWVATRMGYWYRNEVQAWGNPVALLKFRGLGFMAKFRYGLHAFLSTKRDDWKPLDHVEAGGWIRKNVGAEAWEVLWRRLFDYKFYDYSDNLSAAWIWSRIRRIGRSRYSLFKEKLGYLDGGSATVLEAMRADIERHGGILRLQTPATRVLIEGGRVTGVEAGGQIEAFDKVISTIPLPYVPRIMPDLPPATLDAFRSKKNIAVVCVIAKLKKAVTENFWLNTNDEEMDIPGLVEYTNLRPMGNQHIVYVPFYMPGEHPKFAEPDQAFLDKVKRYLMKINPALVDADFLDMRASRYRYAQPICEPGYLDRLPPARLPVGGLWVADTSYYYPEDRGISESIDFGRKMAREAGA